A region of Sulfurovum sp. DNA encodes the following proteins:
- the pgeF gene encoding peptidoglycan editing factor PgeF has product MINLYRFKLLEAYPKCFHAVTMKSNSAFFRFSLALHTGETPEYILRNRRQVERVFNTSGKLNFVIANQIHSDNIYVVTKRETAGWKDQKSAVKNCDALITNQKEVMLGILTADCVPVLLYDYAHQVVAAIHAGWKGTKAKIVFKTVKKMQQTYGSNPEEIIAGIAPSIGKCCYEVGKEVAVHFCEYSNALQQKADKYMLDLPLINRAHLMEAGLQERNIEMSDICTACDTKHFFSYRQEQKCSGRFMSLIGISLFDKK; this is encoded by the coding sequence ATGATAAACCTTTACCGTTTTAAATTGCTTGAAGCATATCCTAAATGTTTTCATGCCGTAACTATGAAATCCAATAGTGCATTTTTTAGATTCTCTTTGGCATTACATACAGGAGAGACACCTGAATATATTCTTAGAAACAGGAGACAGGTAGAAAGGGTATTTAATACATCAGGAAAACTTAACTTTGTAATAGCAAACCAAATACATAGTGATAATATATATGTTGTAACAAAGAGAGAAACTGCTGGCTGGAAAGATCAGAAGAGTGCCGTAAAAAACTGTGATGCACTCATCACAAACCAAAAAGAGGTAATGCTCGGCATACTGACAGCCGATTGCGTTCCAGTATTGCTGTATGATTATGCACATCAAGTCGTAGCAGCTATCCATGCAGGATGGAAGGGCACAAAAGCAAAAATTGTTTTCAAAACAGTAAAGAAGATGCAACAAACTTATGGTTCAAACCCTGAAGAGATTATTGCAGGCATTGCTCCATCAATTGGAAAGTGTTGCTATGAGGTGGGTAAAGAGGTTGCAGTACATTTTTGTGAATACTCCAATGCTCTACAACAAAAAGCAGACAAATATATGCTTGATTTGCCTTTGATTAATAGGGCACATCTAATGGAAGCAGGTCTACAAGAGAGGAATATTGAGATGAGTGATATTTGTACTGCTTGTGATACAAAACACTTTTTCTCCTACCGTCAAGAGCAGAAGTGTAGTGGGCGATTTATGAGTCTTATAGGTATATCACTATTTGACAAAAAATAA
- a CDS encoding rod shape-determining protein RodA yields the protein MEDWFIKNTLNKSKTYTLYLFKHFSYLLMLQLLPIFIISSYLIYEINIKLFNKQMTYYLIAFIIFIVTIVIPWRRILWWITPLFYLVSLGLLIAVEFVGKTILHAKRWIELPVIHITIQPSELIKVNVIMMLAYLIHKKPPPKDGYRLFQFIKLSLIIIIPFLIIAKEPDLGTALALLITGYGILFLVGINWKIWLSLFILISAGSPIIYQYGLKSYQKKRIHDVINKPSYQVRQALIAIGRGGMEGKDKEDATQTQLKFLPVSSTDFIFAYLGERLGLKGMIIVISLYIFLILNLLYISWKHRRDYLIKTYASGLAFLIFVYMGVNIFMIIGLAPVVGLPLPMFSHGGTSFIIFTIMFGMLQNLITFKDYNRYTSDAKITMQIRGTFVST from the coding sequence ATGGAAGATTGGTTTATTAAAAATACTCTTAATAAAAGTAAAACATATACACTATATTTATTTAAGCACTTTTCCTACTTACTTATGCTTCAACTTCTGCCCATATTCATCATCTCCTCATATCTAATATATGAGATTAATATTAAACTTTTCAATAAGCAAATGACCTACTATCTTATTGCTTTTATTATTTTTATTGTTACTATTGTTATCCCATGGAGACGTATACTTTGGTGGATTACTCCACTTTTCTATCTTGTCAGTCTTGGGCTACTTATTGCAGTGGAATTTGTAGGAAAGACTATTCTTCATGCTAAACGATGGATAGAACTTCCTGTCATACATATAACCATTCAGCCTTCTGAATTAATTAAGGTCAACGTCATCATGATGCTTGCTTATCTCATACATAAAAAACCACCGCCAAAAGATGGGTATAGACTTTTTCAGTTCATTAAGCTTTCACTTATCATTATTATTCCATTTCTTATTATTGCCAAAGAACCTGATCTTGGTACAGCACTGGCACTGCTCATTACAGGCTATGGTATACTCTTTCTTGTAGGGATAAACTGGAAAATCTGGCTATCTCTATTTATTCTTATCAGTGCAGGCTCACCAATTATATATCAATATGGACTCAAGTCTTATCAGAAAAAACGTATCCATGATGTAATCAATAAACCAAGCTATCAAGTACGTCAAGCTCTCATTGCTATTGGAAGAGGAGGGATGGAGGGAAAAGATAAAGAGGATGCCACACAAACACAACTAAAATTCTTACCAGTCTCCTCCACTGATTTTATTTTTGCGTACCTTGGTGAGCGACTTGGTCTCAAAGGGATGATTATTGTTATAAGTCTTTATATTTTTCTCATCCTTAACCTACTCTATATCTCATGGAAACATAGGCGTGATTATCTCATCAAAACCTATGCAAGTGGGTTAGCTTTTCTTATTTTTGTCTATATGGGAGTCAATATTTTTATGATTATTGGACTTGCTCCAGTTGTAGGTCTCCCCTTACCAATGTTCAGTCATGGCGGAACCTCTTTTATTATTTTTACTATTATGTTTGGAATGCTACAAAATTTAATCACATTTAAAGACTACAATCGATATACTTCCGACGCAAAAATAACCATGCAGATACGAGGTACTTTTGTATCAACCTAA
- a CDS encoding sel1 repeat family protein: MQKQVQEAYNILLAKEYDKAFVLYSDLAKQKEPSSFYYLGFLYFRGFGVKQNLKKAFKCYLEAATHEVPLAQFEVALMLENGDGCEQNYSEAAFWYEEAAKRGNFEAFNNLGALYREGLGVEQNYKKAFILFSKSAQAGIAQAQFNLGALYDMGLGCEENKEKAIEWCRKSAYQGHKKAKEIIKRMQQDGQIVF, translated from the coding sequence ATGCAAAAGCAAGTACAAGAAGCTTATAATATACTTTTAGCCAAAGAGTATGACAAGGCTTTTGTTCTCTACTCTGACCTTGCTAAGCAGAAAGAGCCAAGCAGTTTTTACTATCTGGGCTTTCTCTACTTTAGGGGATTTGGAGTCAAGCAGAACCTTAAAAAGGCGTTTAAGTGCTACCTCGAAGCAGCAACACATGAAGTACCACTGGCACAATTTGAGGTAGCACTCATGCTTGAGAATGGAGATGGTTGTGAACAAAACTACTCCGAGGCGGCATTTTGGTATGAAGAGGCAGCGAAACGTGGAAATTTTGAAGCCTTCAATAATCTTGGCGCACTCTATCGTGAAGGTCTAGGAGTTGAACAAAATTACAAAAAAGCCTTCATCCTTTTCTCTAAATCTGCACAGGCAGGTATTGCTCAAGCACAGTTCAATCTTGGTGCACTCTATGACATGGGTTTAGGATGTGAAGAAAATAAAGAAAAAGCCATTGAATGGTGTCGTAAATCTGCCTACCAAGGTCACAAAAAGGCCAAAGAAATTATCAAAAGAATGCAACAAGATGGACAGATTGTTTTTTAA
- the fabI gene encoding enoyl-ACP reductase FabI — MIMKGKKGVILGIANKKSIAYGIAKACQAQGAEMAITFLNERFEQKLTPIAEDLGCGARLYPCDVSKPEEIRTLRESLKKDFGTIDFVVHSIAFAPKEGLNGQFVNISKEAFDIAMDISVYSLIEITRELKPIMSNSCSVLTLSYYGGVKYIPNYNLMGVAKAALEMTVKYLAEDLGQDGIRVNAISAGPIKTLAAAGIGDFGFMLKWNAAHAPLKKNVTIEEVGNSGMYFLSDLSSAVTGEIHYVDSGFNIMGMPAVEFDNGGKPHIAWNGES; from the coding sequence ATGATTATGAAGGGTAAAAAGGGAGTGATACTTGGTATTGCTAACAAAAAGTCCATTGCATATGGTATTGCAAAGGCGTGCCAAGCACAAGGGGCAGAGATGGCGATCACCTTTCTTAATGAGCGTTTTGAACAAAAACTTACACCTATTGCGGAAGACCTTGGATGTGGCGCAAGACTCTATCCGTGTGATGTGAGTAAACCCGAAGAGATTAGGACACTAAGAGAATCGCTTAAAAAAGATTTTGGTACAATTGATTTTGTTGTACACTCTATTGCATTTGCACCCAAAGAGGGGCTCAATGGGCAATTTGTGAATATCTCTAAAGAAGCATTTGATATAGCAATGGATATTTCAGTCTATTCGCTTATTGAGATAACAAGAGAGCTAAAACCTATCATGTCCAATAGTTGTTCAGTATTAACTTTGAGTTACTATGGTGGTGTAAAGTATATTCCAAACTATAACCTTATGGGTGTTGCCAAAGCAGCATTGGAGATGACGGTAAAATACCTTGCTGAAGACCTTGGTCAAGATGGTATTCGTGTCAATGCTATTAGTGCTGGTCCCATCAAAACATTGGCAGCAGCAGGTATTGGTGACTTTGGTTTTATGCTTAAATGGAATGCGGCACACGCACCATTGAAAAAAAATGTTACCATTGAAGAGGTAGGAAATTCGGGTATGTATTTTCTTTCAGATCTCTCCTCGGCTGTGACTGGAGAGATTCACTACGTTGATAGTGGTTTCAATATTATGGGAATGCCTGCAGTTGAATTTGACAATGGTGGCAAACCACATATTGCATGGAATGGAGAATCATAA
- a CDS encoding saccharopine dehydrogenase family protein, giving the protein MSAKTLIIGAGGVGNVVAFKCAMNIDVFGNIILASRTLKKCDEIAINVEKKIGIKISTAQVDADSIPQLTNLIKKTEADIVINVALPYQDLTIMDACIKCGVDYLDTANYEHPDEAKFEYKEQWARNKAFDKAGIMGLLGSGFDPGVTNVFCAYAQKHYFDEIHTIDILDCNAGDHGYAFATNFNPEINLREVSAKGRYWENNRWIETEPMEIKQVWNYPEIGPKDSYLLYHEEMESLVKHIKGLKRIRFFMTFGESYLTHMKVLKNIGMLDIEPIIHQGKEVIPIEFLKTLLPDPASLGSHTKGKTNIGIFAKGIKDNKPRTIYIYQVSDHEKCYAEVMSQAISYTTGVPAMIGAKLMLEKRWHKAGVYNMEEFNPDPFMEELNKQGLPWKVKELDTNTSLRVDKPNGISIA; this is encoded by the coding sequence ATGTCAGCTAAAACCCTCATCATAGGTGCAGGTGGTGTCGGAAATGTCGTTGCTTTCAAATGTGCAATGAATATTGATGTGTTTGGCAATATTATCTTGGCAAGTCGCACACTTAAAAAATGTGATGAAATTGCAATCAATGTAGAGAAAAAAATAGGTATAAAAATTTCTACTGCTCAAGTTGATGCCGATTCCATACCTCAACTGACCAATCTTATCAAAAAAACAGAAGCAGATATTGTCATCAATGTAGCACTCCCCTACCAAGATCTAACCATTATGGATGCATGCATCAAATGCGGTGTAGACTACCTTGATACTGCCAATTACGAACACCCCGATGAGGCAAAGTTTGAATACAAAGAGCAGTGGGCACGCAATAAGGCATTTGACAAGGCAGGTATCATGGGATTGCTTGGCTCAGGATTTGACCCAGGTGTCACCAATGTATTCTGTGCTTATGCTCAAAAGCATTATTTTGATGAAATTCATACTATCGATATTCTTGACTGCAATGCAGGTGATCATGGCTATGCATTTGCCACCAATTTTAACCCTGAAATTAACCTACGTGAAGTTTCTGCCAAAGGACGCTACTGGGAAAACAATAGATGGATTGAAACAGAACCTATGGAAATTAAGCAGGTGTGGAACTACCCCGAAATAGGACCTAAAGACTCTTATCTGCTTTACCATGAAGAGATGGAGAGTCTGGTCAAACATATTAAGGGGCTTAAACGTATCCGCTTCTTCATGACCTTTGGTGAAAGCTATCTGACACACATGAAGGTACTGAAAAATATTGGTATGCTTGACATAGAACCAATTATACATCAAGGGAAGGAAGTTATCCCCATCGAATTCCTTAAAACTTTATTGCCAGACCCTGCCAGTCTCGGATCACACACCAAAGGCAAGACCAATATTGGTATTTTTGCCAAAGGTATCAAAGATAATAAACCAAGAACTATTTACATTTACCAAGTGAGCGACCACGAAAAGTGCTATGCAGAAGTAATGAGTCAGGCAATTAGTTATACCACTGGTGTACCTGCAATGATTGGAGCAAAATTAATGCTTGAGAAGCGATGGCACAAGGCTGGTGTATATAACATGGAAGAGTTTAATCCTGATCCATTCATGGAAGAACTTAACAAACAAGGGCTTCCTTGGAAAGTTAAAGAGCTTGATACCAACACCAGTCTAAGGGTAGATAAACCAAATGGTATATCAATTGCATAA
- a CDS encoding asparaginase — MNSLLIINTGGTFNKQYNPVNGKLYINKMATFLETIAKKWMIHFKIINIIGKDSLEITSHDRLELLTTIHQAKEQKIIVVHGTDTMHTTATYLDDAKLQKCIVLTGAMVPYSIDPVEATANFSSAYGFLYTLERDGIYIAMNGIISPFNKITKDRNEGKFVQQ, encoded by the coding sequence ATGAACAGTCTGCTTATCATTAACACTGGAGGCACATTCAATAAGCAATACAATCCTGTGAATGGTAAACTATACATCAATAAAATGGCTACTTTTCTTGAAACAATTGCTAAAAAATGGATGATCCACTTTAAAATTATTAATATCATTGGAAAAGATTCTCTAGAGATTACTAGCCATGATAGGCTAGAACTTCTAACAACTATTCACCAGGCAAAAGAGCAGAAGATTATTGTAGTACACGGTACAGATACCATGCATACAACAGCAACATATCTTGATGATGCAAAGCTCCAAAAGTGTATTGTTCTTACTGGTGCCATGGTACCCTACAGTATTGACCCAGTTGAAGCAACTGCTAATTTTTCTTCTGCGTATGGATTTTTATATACGCTAGAGAGAGACGGTATCTATATTGCCATGAATGGCATTATCTCCCCTTTTAATAAAATTACAAAAGACCGAAATGAAGGAAAATTTGTACAACAATAA
- a CDS encoding DUF2130 domain-containing protein translates to MSSPSTIQCPSCSMQIDIDKIFYHQIEEKFKQKHKSQLKILKAKEEALDKEKEQAEEAVREAIREQIKQERIKIADELRYQITQEQGEAMAEMQQELEQKSKQIQELSTAKVEIERLKREKNELVFKVKMEAEQELNTRLSDEKVRMQKMLDEVATRRLKEIEETQILKLKEKDEQLKQLKRSLEDAKRKVEQGSMQVQGEVLELAIEDWLSSQFPFDTIEEVKKGGLGADCVQTVHTREIQNCGVLCYESKNTKAWSDNWINKLKQDMLKVNADIGVLVTSVYPNGMERMGWVDGIWVCSFDEFKGSVSLLRESLIRVHKTVQKEENRGDKMVLLYSYLTGNEFQMQLKAIVDGFMQMQTELDKERRSLMASWKRRQKLIDGVLQNTTEMYGSLQGIAGIGSLGHIEALELSEEMTVSTDK, encoded by the coding sequence ATGTCTTCCCCTAGTACTATTCAGTGTCCAAGCTGTAGTATGCAGATTGATATTGATAAGATATTTTACCATCAAATAGAAGAAAAGTTTAAACAAAAACATAAGAGCCAACTTAAAATTCTCAAAGCAAAAGAGGAGGCTCTTGACAAAGAAAAAGAGCAGGCCGAAGAGGCAGTACGTGAAGCAATAAGAGAACAGATTAAACAGGAGCGTATCAAGATTGCTGACGAGCTTAGGTATCAAATTACCCAGGAGCAGGGCGAAGCGATGGCAGAAATGCAACAGGAGCTAGAGCAGAAGTCCAAACAGATACAAGAGCTCAGTACTGCTAAAGTTGAGATAGAGAGACTCAAGCGTGAAAAGAATGAGCTTGTATTTAAAGTAAAGATGGAAGCAGAGCAGGAGCTTAACACAAGATTGTCTGATGAGAAAGTAAGGATGCAAAAGATGCTTGATGAGGTAGCAACACGTAGACTCAAAGAGATTGAAGAGACACAGATACTTAAGCTCAAAGAGAAAGATGAACAACTCAAACAACTCAAGCGATCACTCGAGGATGCCAAACGTAAAGTAGAACAGGGGAGTATGCAGGTACAGGGCGAAGTATTGGAGCTTGCCATAGAAGATTGGTTAAGTAGCCAATTTCCATTTGATACTATTGAAGAGGTTAAAAAGGGTGGTCTTGGAGCAGATTGTGTTCAGACGGTGCATACGAGAGAGATACAAAACTGTGGTGTGCTTTGCTATGAGTCTAAAAATACTAAAGCATGGAGTGATAATTGGATCAATAAACTCAAGCAGGATATGCTTAAAGTTAATGCTGACATTGGGGTACTTGTTACTTCGGTTTATCCAAACGGTATGGAGCGTATGGGCTGGGTTGATGGTATTTGGGTTTGCTCTTTCGATGAGTTTAAAGGCTCAGTTAGTTTGTTGCGAGAGAGCCTTATACGGGTACACAAAACAGTACAAAAAGAGGAGAATCGTGGAGACAAGATGGTCTTGCTCTACAGCTATCTTACCGGCAATGAGTTCCAGATGCAACTTAAAGCTATTGTAGACGGCTTTATGCAAATGCAGACCGAACTAGACAAAGAGAGACGTTCTCTTATGGCAAGCTGGAAACGCCGACAAAAACTTATAGACGGTGTACTGCAAAATACAACTGAGATGTACGGGTCTTTACAAGGTATTGCAGGGATAGGGTCTCTTGGTCACATAGAGGCTTTGGAATTATCAGAAGAGATGACTGTATCTACCGATAAATAG
- the rlmB gene encoding 23S rRNA (guanosine(2251)-2'-O)-methyltransferase RlmB has protein sequence MKDSKAYLEKKTFFDKVLTIYGRNAVFEALQDKCISIYKLHLSSSNKPAKILDQITKLAKKRNIEIAYHDKKVLSYISKNAKQDQGVALDIVLEHFDSIASFKAQHESYRIVVLDGVTNPQNLGMIIRSCAAGNIDAILLPVKGVSQISPLVIKASAGTLFKMPILKTSNLKETLLDFKQDGALLYTLSSHATKSYKEQRYTKKTIFILGNESDGVSTVVKHLCNESIAIPMSRGVESLNVAVTAALLSFLE, from the coding sequence TTGAAAGATTCAAAAGCCTACCTTGAGAAAAAAACTTTCTTTGATAAAGTTTTGACTATCTATGGACGAAATGCTGTATTTGAAGCACTGCAGGATAAATGTATTTCTATCTATAAACTCCATCTTTCTAGCTCCAATAAGCCTGCCAAAATACTTGATCAGATAACAAAATTGGCAAAAAAAAGAAATATAGAGATTGCATATCATGATAAAAAAGTACTCTCGTATATCTCGAAAAATGCCAAGCAGGATCAGGGAGTGGCGCTTGACATTGTACTTGAGCACTTTGATTCAATAGCATCTTTTAAAGCACAACATGAAAGTTACCGTATTGTTGTACTTGACGGGGTGACAAATCCTCAAAATCTTGGCATGATTATCCGCTCCTGTGCGGCGGGGAACATTGATGCAATTTTGCTTCCAGTCAAAGGTGTTTCACAGATTAGTCCACTGGTTATTAAAGCAAGTGCGGGGACGCTTTTTAAGATGCCTATTCTCAAAACATCCAATCTGAAAGAGACACTCTTGGATTTCAAGCAAGATGGTGCTTTACTCTACACCCTCTCTTCTCATGCAACAAAAAGTTACAAAGAACAACGCTATACAAAAAAGACTATATTTATACTTGGAAATGAGAGTGATGGGGTCTCCACTGTTGTGAAGCATTTATGTAATGAGAGTATTGCAATTCCAATGAGTAGGGGTGTGGAGTCCCTTAATGTAGCAGTTACGGCTGCACTGCTTTCCTTTTTGGAATAG
- a CDS encoding HAD family hydrolase, which translates to MVNKELIIFDMDGTLVNSSTTIANAINYVRQQLGFEPMDTTYILSKVNDHTVNPAQIFYHAKTFQHDHERWFSEYYTKYHNKELVLYEGIKALLESLRHKGFKLAIATNAYRRSTIESLTYLNIYTYFDAITCYDDVRKGKPYPDMLLKLLNGLNISKEKTLFIGDGPRDEQAAKHAGIDYIMVDWGFTEHTEKKGVVTSVEILSKYLCSTHKDKYME; encoded by the coding sequence ATGGTCAACAAAGAACTAATCATTTTCGATATGGATGGTACACTGGTCAACTCCTCCACTACTATAGCCAATGCTATCAATTATGTACGACAACAGCTTGGATTTGAACCTATGGATACAACATATATTCTTTCAAAAGTCAATGATCATACGGTTAATCCAGCACAGATTTTTTACCATGCTAAAACCTTTCAGCATGATCATGAACGATGGTTCTCTGAATACTATACCAAATACCACAACAAAGAGCTGGTGCTTTATGAGGGCATCAAGGCACTGCTTGAATCACTTAGACACAAGGGGTTCAAGCTAGCAATTGCCACCAATGCCTATCGTCGTTCTACTATTGAGTCACTCACCTATTTGAATATCTATACTTATTTTGATGCCATTACGTGTTATGATGATGTTCGTAAAGGCAAGCCATATCCAGATATGTTGCTTAAACTGCTCAATGGGTTAAATATATCTAAAGAAAAGACTCTCTTTATTGGCGATGGCCCACGCGATGAACAGGCTGCCAAGCATGCTGGCATTGACTATATTATGGTTGATTGGGGTTTTACTGAACATACTGAGAAAAAAGGGGTAGTTACCAGTGTGGAGATACTGTCGAAATATTTATGTAGCACACATAAAGATAAATATATGGAGTAG
- a CDS encoding valine--tRNA ligase: MSETKKNVYNPKEIEENYYKLWEERGYFEVEGNKKIQQADKTFCIMMPPPNVTGHLHIGHGLTFTLQDIIIRYKRMDGYRTLWQPGTDHAGIATQNVVEKQLLAEGTTKEEIGREKFLERAWQQKDNSGSAITKQLRKLGVSPTWSRERFTMDEGLANAVKKAFKQMYDNGYIVRGNYMINWCTHDGALSDIEVEYEDHAGKLYHIRYPLSDGSGIVVVATTRPETYFGDTAVMVHPDDVRHKHLIGKTVTLPLIGRKVKIIADKHVDMEFGTGFVKVTPAHDPNDYEVGKRHHLEFITIFDENGILNEYCGNFSGMERLEAREKIVQKLEAEGFIQKIEDHQHQVGHCYRCKNIVEPYISKQWFVKKTFAKASIEKVNANKATFFPSHWINSYNAWMNDLRDWCISRQLWWGHQIPVMYCNDCGAEFAFDNKRPTVCKKCESNNIHQDEDVLDTWFSSGLWPFSTLGWGNGNTLKDKKWFGDDLNTFYPNQLLITGFDILFFWVARMLMMGENITGELPFKDIYLHALVKDEKGEKMSKSKGNVIDPLVMIEKYSADALRFTLAILAVQGRDIKLSEEKLEQSRNFTNKLFNAANYLQLNHSIFADLRQEEIQTPLGHYMLSRFNLAVKETRNYIDQYRFNDAATTLYRFLWGEFCDWGIELSKASKKSVAELGSIFKESLKLLHPFMPFITENLYQRLSGKVLEDNTSIMIMTYPKVWKVNEEITEQFNLAIEAIVSVRRCKTLIEKGNQRIEKATIKFNKPADTALLKPFIEKLTKVDKIEFANKKLDNCVTDVSNSLESMISTDDIDMSAIVNKLTKQKEKLEKELTKLNGMLCNKKFVANAPKQVIAQNRQQLEEIQAKLEKVETELKGFKV, encoded by the coding sequence ATGAGTGAAACAAAAAAGAATGTCTATAATCCCAAAGAGATTGAAGAGAACTACTACAAGCTCTGGGAAGAGCGTGGTTATTTTGAAGTAGAAGGAAATAAGAAGATACAACAAGCAGATAAAACCTTCTGCATCATGATGCCACCACCCAATGTCACAGGGCATCTACATATCGGACATGGGCTTACTTTTACTCTACAAGATATCATTATCCGATACAAGCGTATGGATGGCTATAGGACACTTTGGCAACCAGGAACTGACCATGCAGGTATTGCCACACAAAATGTTGTCGAAAAACAGCTTTTAGCAGAAGGTACAACAAAAGAGGAGATTGGGCGCGAAAAGTTCCTTGAGCGTGCTTGGCAGCAAAAAGACAACTCTGGTAGTGCCATTACCAAGCAACTTCGTAAGCTTGGGGTCTCCCCCACTTGGAGCCGTGAACGTTTCACAATGGATGAAGGTCTTGCTAATGCAGTCAAGAAAGCCTTCAAACAGATGTATGATAACGGATACATTGTTCGTGGTAACTATATGATCAACTGGTGTACCCATGATGGTGCACTCTCAGATATTGAAGTAGAATATGAAGATCATGCAGGCAAACTTTACCATATCCGCTACCCACTCTCCGATGGTTCTGGTATCGTAGTTGTTGCTACAACACGTCCTGAAACCTACTTTGGAGATACTGCAGTCATGGTACACCCTGATGATGTACGACACAAACATCTTATTGGAAAGACTGTTACCTTGCCGCTAATCGGTCGTAAAGTAAAGATTATTGCAGATAAGCATGTTGATATGGAATTTGGTACAGGGTTTGTGAAGGTCACACCCGCACACGATCCAAATGACTACGAAGTAGGCAAACGGCATCATCTGGAATTTATAACTATTTTTGATGAAAATGGTATTCTTAACGAATATTGCGGTAATTTTTCAGGCATGGAGCGTCTTGAAGCACGTGAAAAGATTGTACAGAAACTTGAGGCAGAAGGCTTTATTCAAAAAATTGAAGACCACCAACATCAGGTAGGACACTGTTATCGCTGCAAGAATATCGTTGAACCTTATATCTCCAAACAGTGGTTTGTAAAAAAAACATTTGCTAAAGCTTCCATTGAAAAGGTCAACGCCAACAAAGCAACGTTTTTCCCTTCTCATTGGATCAATTCCTATAATGCATGGATGAACGACTTGCGTGACTGGTGTATTTCACGTCAGCTCTGGTGGGGACATCAAATTCCAGTAATGTACTGTAATGACTGTGGTGCTGAGTTTGCCTTTGACAATAAAAGACCAACTGTATGCAAAAAATGTGAAAGTAACAATATACACCAAGATGAAGATGTGCTCGATACATGGTTCTCTTCTGGGCTTTGGCCTTTTAGTACACTTGGATGGGGAAACGGTAACACACTTAAAGATAAAAAGTGGTTTGGGGATGACCTCAATACCTTCTATCCCAACCAATTACTCATCACTGGATTTGATATTCTCTTCTTTTGGGTAGCGCGTATGCTGATGATGGGTGAAAACATTACAGGTGAACTGCCATTTAAAGACATCTATCTTCATGCTCTTGTCAAAGATGAAAAAGGCGAGAAGATGAGTAAATCTAAAGGAAACGTTATTGATCCACTGGTAATGATAGAAAAATACTCTGCTGATGCACTACGTTTTACTCTTGCCATTTTAGCAGTTCAAGGGCGAGATATTAAATTGAGTGAAGAGAAGCTTGAGCAGAGCCGTAACTTTACCAACAAACTCTTCAATGCTGCAAATTATCTACAACTTAACCATAGTATATTTGCTGATCTCAGACAAGAAGAGATTCAAACTCCTTTAGGGCACTACATGCTCTCTCGTTTCAATCTTGCGGTCAAAGAGACACGTAACTACATCGATCAATACCGCTTTAATGATGCAGCAACCACCCTCTACCGCTTTCTTTGGGGTGAGTTTTGTGACTGGGGAATTGAGTTAAGCAAGGCAAGCAAAAAGAGTGTGGCAGAACTTGGCAGTATCTTCAAAGAGTCGCTCAAGTTACTGCACCCTTTTATGCCATTTATCACCGAAAACCTCTATCAAAGACTCTCAGGCAAAGTGCTTGAAGATAATACTTCCATCATGATAATGACATATCCCAAAGTATGGAAAGTTAATGAAGAGATTACCGAGCAGTTTAACCTTGCCATCGAGGCAATCGTCTCTGTGCGACGTTGCAAAACCCTCATTGAGAAAGGTAATCAACGTATCGAAAAAGCAACGATTAAATTCAACAAACCTGCCGATACGGCGCTACTAAAACCTTTTATTGAAAAACTTACCAAAGTTGATAAAATTGAGTTTGCCAACAAAAAGCTTGACAACTGTGTTACAGATGTTTCCAACTCTCTTGAAAGTATGATCTCCACTGATGATATTGACATGAGTGCTATTGTGAATAAGCTAACCAAACAAAAAGAGAAACTTGAAAAAGAGTTAACCAAACTAAATGGTATGCTATGCAATAAGAAGTTTGTTGCCAATGCACCCAAACAAGTTATTGCCCAAAACCGTCAACAGCTTGAAGAGATACAAGCAAAACTTGAAAAAGTTGAAACTGAACTTAAAGGGTTTAAGGTATAG